Proteins encoded by one window of Sulfurospirillum barnesii SES-3:
- the hpf gene encoding ribosome hibernation-promoting factor, HPF/YfiA family: MNTSIVGKQFDLTEPIKAYIDGAINALGKYNLDIISVRTVVSADEKNGKKGFSVEFAINMAHKNTVVIQQKDKDVYAAVDLAIERAKKVLRRHHDKLNSQKKVEETLEVVENSEGSDDEIVPMRPDYFKPMEVEDAMNELKESDKQFIVFHDMEDKFRVMYKKTDGRFGLY, from the coding sequence ATGAACACGAGTATCGTAGGTAAACAATTTGATTTGACTGAGCCCATTAAGGCTTATATTGATGGAGCGATTAATGCTCTTGGCAAATACAATTTGGATATTATCTCTGTGCGAACGGTGGTCTCAGCAGATGAAAAAAATGGCAAAAAAGGCTTTAGTGTTGAATTTGCTATTAACATGGCGCATAAAAATACCGTTGTGATCCAACAAAAAGACAAAGATGTCTATGCTGCGGTTGATTTAGCGATTGAGAGAGCGAAAAAAGTCCTCCGTCGTCACCACGACAAACTTAACAGTCAGAAAAAAGTGGAAGAAACACTTGAAGTGGTTGAAAACAGTGAGGGAAGTGATGATGAAATCGTTCCAATGCGTCCTGATTACTTCAAACCCATGGAAGTGGAAGATGCTATGAATGAACTTAAAGAATCTGATAAACAATTTATCGTTTTCCATGACATGGAAGACAAATTTAGAGTCATGTATAAAAAAACAGACGGACGTTTTGGTCTCTATTAG